From a region of the Paralichthys olivaceus isolate ysfri-2021 chromosome 4, ASM2471397v2, whole genome shotgun sequence genome:
- the ccdc92 gene encoding coiled-coil domain-containing protein 92, with the protein MASANVTLENQLHSAQKNLLFLQQDHANTLKGLHAEIRRLQEQCTDLTYELTVRSSDPSDNSEVRCKELQWRCEELEAELKKKEEENTELLRDLEQKNAMISVLENTIKEREKKYLEELKMKSHKLAILSGELEQRASTIAYLTSQLHATKKKLLAGCSSEASPNVSPVTSYKPTPPQAKDRQPETPRRRMKKSLSQPLHPELTEVYKLGQDGRRLILRETVDAMPDPTPFLQAGRESPEHQVVRERPAVIPPIASERSPVPPLGAMASPRHSPARDRQYRAHVGVAHRIPLGNPPLAPPQAELETLAVDQVNEEKVVRKRSGADRTV; encoded by the exons ATGGCATCGGCAAATGTTACCCTGGAAAATCAGCTACACAGTGCACAGAAGAACCTGCTGTTCCTCCAGCAGGACCATGCCAACACGTTGAAGGGGCTACACGCAGAGATCCGCAGATTGCAAGAGCAGTGCACAG acCTGACATATGAGCTGACTGTGAGAAGCTCTGATCCCTCAG ACAACAGTGAAGTCCGCTGCAAGGAGCTGCAATGGAGGTGTGAGGAGCTCGAGGCTgagctgaagaagaaggaggaggagaacacagagctgctcaggGATCTGGAGCAGAAGAACGCCATGATCTCTGTCCTGGAAAACACCAtcaaggagagggagaaaaagtaTTTGGAGGAGCTTAAGATGAAGAGCCACAAGCTGGCCATCTTGTCCGGGGAGCTCGAGCAGAGAGCGAGCACCATCGCTTACCTCACCTCACAACTTCATGCCACTAAGAAGAAGCTGTTGGCTGGCTGCTCCTCAGAGGCCAGTCCCAATGTCAGTCCAGTCACATCATACAAGCCCACGCCACCTCAAGCCAAGGACAGACAGCCTGAAACCCCACGACGCCGTATGAAGAAGAGCCTCTCGCAGCCTCTTCACCCCGAGTTGACAGAGGTGTACAAGCTCGGCCAGGATGGGAGGCGGCTAATTTTGCGGGAGACGGTTGACGCCATGCCTGACCCCACACCCTTCCTTCAGGCTGGCAGAGAGTCTCCAGAACATCAGGTTGTGCGTGAACGGCCTGCTGTCATCCCTCCCATTGCATCTGAGCGCTCCCCCGTCCCTCCCCTGGGTGCCATGGCCAGCCCTCGTCACAGCCCCGCTCGAGACCGCCAGTACAGGGCTCACGTGGGCGTGGCGCACCGCATCCCACTTGGCAACCCTCCCCTGGCCCCACCCCAAGCAGAGCTGGAGACACTGGCCGTGGACCAGGTCAATGAGGAGAAGGTTGTGCGGAAGCGCTCAGGAGCCGACAGGACAGTTTAA